A window of the Pseudomonas fluorescens genome harbors these coding sequences:
- the emhR gene encoding efflux system transcriptional repressor EmhR: MVRRTKEEAQETRSQILEAAEKAFYERGVARTTLSDIATLAGVTRGAIYWHFSNKADLLQAMLDTLHEPLDELAKASESEDEPDPLGCMRKLLIHLFHQVALDPKTRRINEILFHKCEFTDEMCDLRQQRRTASLDCNVRIALTLSNAVNRGQLPADLDTARAAISIHAYIDGLLYGWLLVPDSFELYAEAERWVDTGLDMLRLSPSLRK; encoded by the coding sequence ATGGTCCGTCGTACCAAAGAGGAAGCTCAGGAAACGCGCAGCCAGATTCTCGAAGCGGCCGAGAAAGCCTTCTATGAGCGGGGCGTGGCCCGCACGACCCTGTCGGACATCGCGACCCTGGCCGGGGTGACGCGCGGTGCCATCTACTGGCACTTCAGCAACAAGGCCGATCTGCTGCAAGCCATGCTCGATACCCTGCATGAGCCGCTGGATGAACTGGCCAAGGCCAGCGAAAGCGAGGACGAACCCGATCCGCTGGGCTGCATGCGCAAATTGCTGATTCATTTGTTTCATCAAGTTGCGCTGGACCCGAAGACCCGGCGTATCAACGAAATTCTGTTTCATAAGTGCGAGTTCACCGATGAAATGTGCGATCTGCGCCAGCAGCGCCGGACCGCCAGCCTCGATTGCAATGTGCGGATCGCGCTGACATTGAGTAATGCGGTCAATCGTGGGCAGTTACCGGCAGACCTCGACACTGCCCGGGCAGCCATCAGCATTCACGCCTATATCGACGGCCTCCTTTATGGGTGGCTCCTGGTGCCGGACAGCTTCGAACTTTACGCCGAGGCCGAGCGCTGGGTCGATACCGGGCTGGACATGCTGCGCCTGAGCCCCAGCCTGCGCAAATGA
- a CDS encoding alkene reductase, translating into MATIFDPIKLGDLELSNRIIMAPLTRCRADEGRVPNALMAEYYVQRASAGLILSEATSVTPMGVGYPDTPGIWSNDQVRGWTNVTKAVHAAGGKIVLQLWHVGRVSHPSYLNGEAPVAPSAIQPKGHVSLVRPLADYPTPRALETAEIADIVDAYRVGAENAKAAGFDGVEIHGANGYLLDQFLQSSTNQRTDNYGGSLENRARLLLEVTDAAIEVWGAGRVGVHLAPRADSHDMGDDNLAETFTYVARELGKRGIAFICSREKEGADSLGPQLKEAFGGAYIANERFTKDSANAWLAEGKADAVAFGIPFIANPDLPARLKADAPLNEPHPETFYGKGAVGYLDYPTL; encoded by the coding sequence ATGGCAACAATTTTCGATCCGATCAAACTGGGCGACCTCGAGCTGTCCAACCGCATCATCATGGCGCCGCTGACCCGCTGCCGTGCCGACGAAGGCCGCGTACCGAACGCACTGATGGCCGAGTACTACGTACAACGCGCCTCGGCCGGTCTGATCCTCAGCGAAGCCACGTCGGTGACCCCAATGGGCGTCGGCTACCCGGACACTCCGGGTATCTGGTCCAACGACCAGGTGCGCGGCTGGACCAACGTGACCAAGGCCGTTCACGCAGCCGGTGGCAAGATCGTCCTGCAACTGTGGCACGTCGGCCGGGTTTCCCACCCTTCGTACCTGAACGGCGAAGCGCCGGTTGCACCAAGCGCCATCCAGCCTAAAGGCCACGTCAGCCTGGTTCGCCCGCTGGCCGACTATCCAACCCCGCGTGCGCTGGAAACCGCTGAAATCGCCGACATCGTCGACGCCTACCGCGTTGGTGCGGAAAACGCCAAGGCCGCCGGTTTCGACGGCGTGGAAATCCACGGCGCCAACGGTTACCTGCTCGACCAGTTCCTGCAAAGCAGCACCAACCAGCGCACCGACAACTACGGCGGCTCCCTGGAAAACCGTGCCCGCCTGCTGCTGGAAGTGACTGACGCCGCGATCGAAGTCTGGGGCGCGGGCCGTGTAGGCGTGCACCTGGCTCCGCGCGCCGACTCCCATGACATGGGCGACGACAACCTGGCCGAAACCTTCACCTACGTCGCCCGCGAACTGGGCAAGCGTGGCATCGCCTTTATCTGCTCCCGCGAGAAAGAAGGCGCCGACAGCCTCGGCCCACAACTGAAAGAAGCCTTCGGCGGCGCCTACATCGCCAACGAACGCTTCACCAAGGACAGCGCCAACGCGTGGCTGGCCGAGGGCAAGGCTGACGCTGTGGCATTCGGAATCCCGTTCATTGCCAATCCGGACTTGCCGGCCCGTTTGAAGGCCGACGCGCCGCTTAACGAACCGCACCCGGAAACGTTCTACGGAAAAGGCGCGGTCGGTTACCTCGACTACCCGACGCTGTAA
- the olsB gene encoding L-ornithine N(alpha)-acyltransferase: protein MTQIARISDTGNERRLQAERLIGAEALQQAQALRFNVFSGEFNAKLNGAELGLDMDDYDVHCSHIGVRDLNTGRLVATTRLLDHTAASSLGKFYSEEEFSLHGLAGLQGPILEIGRTCVDPAYRNGGTIAVLWGELAEVLNQGGYSYLMGCASIPMQDGGVQAHAIMQRLRERYLCTEHLRAEPKNPLPSLDIPSNVIAEMPPLLKAYMRLGAKICGEPCWDEDFQVADVFILLKRDELCPRYAKHFKAAV from the coding sequence ATGACTCAGATCGCCCGCATCAGCGACACCGGCAATGAACGCCGCCTGCAAGCCGAACGCCTGATCGGCGCCGAGGCCTTGCAGCAAGCCCAGGCCTTGCGCTTCAACGTGTTCAGCGGCGAGTTCAACGCCAAGCTGAACGGCGCGGAGCTGGGTCTGGACATGGATGACTATGATGTTCACTGCAGCCACATCGGCGTGCGTGACCTGAACACCGGCCGCCTGGTGGCGACCACCCGTTTGCTCGATCACACCGCCGCCAGCAGCCTGGGCAAGTTCTACAGCGAAGAAGAATTCAGCCTGCATGGCCTCGCCGGTCTGCAAGGCCCGATCCTGGAAATCGGTCGCACCTGCGTCGACCCGGCCTACCGCAACGGCGGCACCATCGCCGTGCTTTGGGGCGAACTGGCCGAAGTCCTCAATCAAGGCGGCTACAGCTATCTGATGGGCTGCGCGAGCATCCCGATGCAGGACGGCGGCGTGCAGGCCCACGCGATCATGCAGCGCCTGCGCGAACGTTATCTGTGCACCGAACACCTGCGCGCCGAACCGAAGAATCCACTGCCGAGCCTCGACATTCCGTCGAACGTGATCGCCGAAATGCCGCCACTGCTCAAGGCCTACATGCGCCTGGGCGCGAAGATCTGCGGCGAGCCGTGCTGGGACGAAGACTTCCAGGTCGCCGACGTGTTCATTCTGCTCAAGCGCGACGAACTCTGCCCGCGCTACGCCAAGCACTTCAAGGCGGCGGTGTGA
- the emhA gene encoding efflux RND transporter periplasmic adaptor subunit EmhA, with amino-acid sequence MQFKPAVTALVTAVALASLLSGCKKEEAAPAAPPPQVGVVTLQPQAFTLTSELPGRTSSFRVAEVRPQVNGIILKRLFKEGGDVKAGQQLYQIDPSVYEATLKSAEANLRSTKSISDRYKQLVDEQAVSRQEYDTAVANRLQSEASLQSAQINVRYTKVYAPISGRIGRSSVTEGALVSSGQTDAMATIQQLDPIYVDVTQSSVELLELRRELESGRLQKAGDNAAAVKLTLEDGSQYKLDGKLEFSEVSVDPTTGSVTLRAVFPNPDHTLLPGMFVRAQLQAGVNAAAILAPQQGVTRDLKGTPTALVVGADNKVELRQLKASRTVGSQWLIEDGLKAGDRLITEGLQFVRPGVQVNPTEATNVAKNPAPAKAADKAYGGKGE; translated from the coding sequence ATGCAATTCAAGCCAGCTGTTACCGCTCTGGTCACTGCCGTCGCCCTGGCATCGCTGCTCAGCGGATGTAAAAAGGAAGAGGCGGCTCCCGCCGCACCACCTCCTCAGGTCGGCGTCGTCACCCTGCAACCACAAGCCTTTACCCTGACTTCCGAACTGCCGGGCCGCACCAGCTCGTTCCGCGTTGCCGAAGTTCGTCCGCAGGTCAACGGCATCATTCTCAAGCGTCTGTTCAAGGAAGGCGGCGATGTCAAAGCCGGCCAGCAGCTGTATCAGATCGATCCGTCGGTCTATGAAGCGACCCTGAAAAGCGCCGAAGCCAACCTGCGTTCGACCAAGTCGATCTCCGACCGCTACAAGCAACTGGTCGACGAGCAGGCGGTCAGCCGTCAGGAATACGACACCGCCGTGGCCAACCGCCTGCAATCGGAAGCGTCGCTGCAGAGCGCGCAGATCAACGTGCGCTACACCAAGGTCTACGCACCGATCTCCGGTCGTATCGGCCGCTCTTCGGTGACCGAGGGCGCACTGGTCAGCAGCGGCCAGACCGATGCGATGGCGACCATCCAGCAACTGGACCCGATCTACGTCGACGTCACTCAGTCTTCGGTGGAACTGCTGGAGCTGCGCCGAGAACTGGAAAGTGGCCGCCTGCAGAAGGCCGGCGACAATGCCGCCGCGGTCAAGCTGACCCTGGAAGACGGCAGCCAGTACAAACTCGACGGTAAGCTTGAATTCTCTGAAGTGTCGGTCGACCCGACCACCGGCTCCGTGACCCTGCGCGCCGTGTTCCCGAACCCGGATCACACCCTGTTGCCAGGCATGTTCGTTCGCGCCCAGTTGCAGGCCGGTGTCAACGCCGCTGCCATCCTGGCGCCGCAACAAGGCGTGACCCGTGACCTCAAGGGCACGCCGACCGCGCTGGTCGTGGGTGCGGACAACAAGGTCGAACTGCGTCAGCTCAAGGCCAGCCGCACCGTCGGCAGCCAGTGGCTGATCGAAGACGGCCTGAAAGCCGGCGATCGCCTGATCACCGAAGGGCTGCAATTCGTGCGTCCAGGTGTCCAGGTCAACCCGACCGAAGCGACCAACGTAGCCAAGAACCCGGCACCCGCCAAGGCAGCTGACAAAGCCTACGGCGGCAAAGGGGAGTAA
- a CDS encoding ArsR/SmtB family transcription factor: MNIDLDEIIKALAHPVRRDILNWLKDPKAQFPEQIHNHEYGICAGQIDQRCGLSQSTVSAHLATLQRAGLISSQKAGQWHFFKRNEDVIQAFLSTLSKEL; this comes from the coding sequence ATGAACATTGACCTCGACGAAATAATAAAAGCCCTGGCGCACCCAGTACGGCGAGACATCCTCAACTGGCTGAAAGACCCGAAAGCCCAGTTTCCGGAACAGATCCACAACCACGAGTACGGCATCTGCGCCGGGCAGATCGATCAACGCTGCGGCCTGTCGCAGTCGACCGTTTCCGCCCACCTGGCCACCCTGCAACGGGCCGGGCTGATCAGCAGCCAGAAAGCCGGCCAGTGGCACTTTTTCAAACGCAACGAGGACGTGATCCAGGCGTTCCTCAGCACCCTCAGCAAAGAGCTCTGA
- a CDS encoding lysophospholipid acyltransferase family protein, producing the protein MSRLRVYARIARVLLVVTLGLSMASVFGVFERLGLAHSMERRQRWSRFFMARLSNALPFRVTVHGELPKQPMLWISNHVSWTDIPLLGMLTPLSFLSKAEVRTWPVAGWLAAKAGSLFIRRGSGDSQLIRKQMTRHLQTDHPLLMFPEGTTTDGRSLRTFHGRLLSAAIDSEVKLQPVAIRYLREGKIDSLAPFIGDDDLLSHLMRLFSNDCGDVEIHLLKPIACQGRERAALAFEAQQAVQKALFGDVLKPVEAQHARDLIAA; encoded by the coding sequence ATGAGCCGGCTGCGGGTGTACGCGCGAATTGCGCGAGTGCTGCTGGTGGTGACACTGGGCTTGAGCATGGCCAGTGTCTTCGGAGTATTCGAACGTTTGGGGCTGGCCCATTCGATGGAGCGTCGGCAGCGCTGGTCGCGGTTTTTCATGGCGCGCCTGAGCAATGCCCTGCCCTTTCGTGTGACCGTTCACGGCGAGCTGCCGAAACAGCCGATGCTGTGGATCAGCAACCATGTGTCGTGGACTGACATTCCGCTGCTCGGCATGCTCACGCCGCTGTCGTTTCTGTCCAAGGCCGAAGTGCGCACCTGGCCGGTGGCCGGCTGGCTGGCGGCGAAAGCCGGTAGCCTGTTCATCCGTCGCGGTTCGGGCGACAGCCAGTTGATCCGCAAACAGATGACCCGTCACCTGCAAACCGATCATCCGCTGCTGATGTTCCCGGAAGGCACCACCACCGACGGCCGCTCGCTGCGCACCTTTCATGGTCGTCTGCTATCGGCAGCAATTGATTCGGAAGTGAAGCTGCAACCAGTGGCGATCCGTTATCTGCGCGAGGGCAAGATCGATTCGCTGGCGCCGTTCATTGGTGACGATGATCTGCTGTCGCACCTGATGCGCCTGTTCAGCAACGACTGCGGCGATGTCGAGATTCATCTGCTCAAGCCGATTGCCTGCCAGGGCCGGGAACGCGCGGCATTGGCGTTCGAGGCGCAACAAGCGGTGCAGAAAGCCTTGTTCGGCGATGTGCTCAAACCGGTCGAAGCGCAACACGCCCGCGATCTGATCGCGGCCTGA
- a CDS encoding MFS transporter gives MPLSLLILALSAFAIGTTEFVIMGLLPNVAADLGVSIPGAGWLVTGYALGVAIGAPFMAMATAKLPRKAALVTLMGIFIIGNLLCAIATDYEVLMFARVVTALCHGAFFGIGSVVAANLVAPNKRASAVALMFTGLTLANVLGVPLGTALGQEAGWRSTFWAVTVIGVIALIGLIRFLPAKRDEEKLDMRAELAALKGAGIWLSLSMTALFAASVFTLFTYVAPLLGDVTGVSPRGVTWTLMLIGLGLTVGNIIGGKLADKGLAATLIGVFIAMAVTSTVLTWTSIALIPTEITLFLWATACFAAVPALQVNVVTYGQAAPNLVSTLNIGAFNVGNALGAWVGGSVIAHGYGLTSVPLAAAALAVLALLVTLITFRQNGNPELATAN, from the coding sequence ATGCCCCTCTCGCTCCTCATACTCGCCTTGAGCGCCTTCGCCATCGGCACCACCGAGTTCGTCATCATGGGCCTGCTGCCCAATGTGGCGGCCGACCTCGGCGTGTCGATTCCCGGCGCCGGCTGGCTGGTGACCGGCTACGCCCTGGGCGTGGCGATTGGTGCACCGTTCATGGCAATGGCCACTGCAAAACTGCCGCGCAAGGCTGCACTGGTAACGCTGATGGGCATCTTCATTATCGGCAACCTGCTCTGCGCCATCGCCACTGACTACGAGGTGCTGATGTTTGCCCGAGTGGTTACCGCCCTCTGCCACGGTGCGTTCTTCGGCATCGGTTCGGTGGTCGCGGCCAACCTGGTGGCACCGAACAAACGCGCCTCGGCCGTGGCCCTGATGTTCACCGGCCTGACCCTGGCCAACGTGCTGGGCGTACCGCTGGGCACCGCCCTCGGTCAGGAAGCTGGCTGGCGCTCGACCTTCTGGGCAGTGACCGTGATCGGTGTGATCGCGCTGATCGGCCTGATCCGCTTCCTGCCGGCGAAGCGTGACGAAGAAAAACTCGACATGCGTGCCGAACTGGCCGCGCTCAAAGGCGCCGGGATCTGGCTGTCGCTGAGCATGACTGCACTGTTCGCCGCCTCGGTGTTCACTCTGTTCACTTACGTCGCGCCGCTGCTGGGCGATGTTACCGGTGTCTCGCCCCGTGGCGTGACCTGGACCCTGATGCTCATCGGCCTGGGCCTGACCGTCGGCAACATCATCGGCGGCAAACTGGCCGACAAAGGCCTGGCCGCAACGCTGATCGGCGTGTTCATCGCCATGGCCGTGACCTCCACCGTACTGACCTGGACCAGCATCGCGCTGATCCCGACCGAGATCACCCTGTTCCTCTGGGCTACCGCGTGTTTCGCTGCCGTGCCGGCCCTGCAAGTGAACGTCGTGACCTACGGCCAGGCCGCACCGAACCTGGTGTCGACCCTGAACATCGGCGCCTTCAACGTCGGCAACGCCCTCGGCGCCTGGGTCGGCGGCAGCGTCATCGCCCACGGCTACGGCCTGACCAGCGTGCCTCTCGCCGCTGCAGCGCTGGCGGTACTCGCACTGCTGGTGACCCTGATCACATTCCGCCAGAACGGCAATCCCGAGCTGGCCACCGCTAACTGA
- the emhB gene encoding efflux RND transporter permease subunit EmhB — MSKFFIDRPIFAWVIALVIMLVGALSILKLPINQYPSIAPPAIAISVTYPGASAQTVQDTVVQVIEQQLNGIDNLRYVSSESNSDGSMTITATFEQGTNSDTAQVQVQNKLNLATPLLPQEVQQQGIRVTKAVKNFLLVIGVVSRDGSMTKDDLSNYIVSNMQDPISRTAGVGDFQVFGAQYAMRIWLDPAKLNKYNLTPADVSAAISAQNVQISSGQLGGLPALPGQQLNATIIGKTRLQTAEQFKAILLKVNQDGSQVRIGDVADVGLGGENSSIAAQFNGKPASGLAVKLANGANALDTAKALRKTIDDLKPFFPQGMEVVFPYDTTPVVTESIKGVVETLVEAIVLVFLVMFLFLQNFRATVITTMTVPVVLLGTFGILAAAGFSINTLTMFGMVLAIGLLVDDAIVVVENVERVMAEEGLSPKEATKKSMGQIQGALVGIALVLSAVLLPMAFFSGSTGVIYRQFSITIVSAMGLSVLVALIFTPALCATMLKAIPKGEHGTPKRGFFGWFNRNFDRSVRSYERGVGNILQRKAPYLLAYLLIVVGMIWLFTRIPTAFLPEEDQGVLFAQVQTPAGSSAERTQVVIDEMRSYLLDKESSSVASVFTVNGFNFAGRGQSSGLAFIMLKPWHERDASNSVFALAQRAQQHFFSFRDAMVFAFAPPAVLELGNATGFDVFLQDRAGIGHDKLMEARNQFLGMAAQSKVLYQVRPNGLNDEPQYHLEIDDEKARALGLSLSDINSTLSISFGSSYVNDFIDRGRVKKVYVQGQAGARMSPEDLKKWYVRNSAGTMVPFSAFAKGEWIYGSPKLARYNGVEAMEILGSPAPGYSTGEAMAEVEAIAKKLPAGVGISWTGLSYEERLSGSQAPALYALSLLMVFLCLAALYESWSIPIAVMLVVPLGIIGALMATSLRGLSNDVYFQVGLLTTIGLAAKNAILIVEFAKELHEQGRSLRDAAIEACRMRLRPIIMTSLAFVLGVVPLAISTGAGSGSQHAIGTGVIGGMLTATILAIFWVPLFFVTVSSMGQRKNAGKDDTIETPKEAGQ; from the coding sequence ATGTCGAAATTTTTTATCGACCGTCCGATTTTCGCCTGGGTAATTGCCCTGGTGATCATGCTGGTCGGGGCTCTATCGATCCTGAAACTGCCGATCAACCAGTACCCGAGCATTGCGCCACCGGCCATTGCGATTTCCGTGACCTACCCGGGTGCTTCGGCACAGACGGTTCAGGACACCGTGGTGCAGGTGATCGAGCAGCAGCTCAACGGTATCGACAACTTGCGTTATGTGTCGTCGGAAAGTAACTCCGACGGCAGCATGACCATCACCGCGACCTTCGAGCAAGGCACCAACTCCGACACCGCGCAGGTCCAGGTCCAGAACAAGCTGAACCTGGCCACCCCGCTGTTGCCGCAGGAAGTGCAGCAACAGGGTATCCGCGTGACCAAGGCAGTGAAGAACTTCCTGCTGGTGATCGGCGTGGTATCGCGTGACGGCAGCATGACCAAGGACGACCTGTCCAACTACATCGTGTCGAACATGCAGGACCCGATCTCCCGGACCGCCGGTGTCGGTGACTTCCAGGTCTTCGGTGCCCAGTACGCGATGCGCATCTGGCTCGACCCGGCCAAACTGAACAAGTACAACCTGACCCCGGCCGATGTCAGTGCCGCGATCTCGGCGCAGAACGTTCAGATTTCCTCCGGTCAGCTCGGTGGTTTGCCGGCACTGCCAGGCCAGCAACTGAACGCCACGATCATCGGCAAGACCCGTCTGCAGACTGCCGAGCAGTTCAAGGCGATTCTGCTGAAGGTCAACCAGGATGGCTCGCAAGTGCGTATCGGTGATGTCGCCGACGTCGGTCTGGGTGGTGAAAACTCCAGCATCGCGGCGCAGTTCAACGGCAAACCGGCTTCCGGTCTGGCGGTGAAACTGGCCAACGGCGCCAACGCGCTCGACACCGCCAAAGCCCTGCGCAAGACGATTGACGACCTCAAGCCGTTCTTCCCGCAAGGCATGGAAGTGGTGTTCCCGTACGACACTACCCCGGTGGTGACCGAATCGATCAAAGGTGTGGTTGAAACCCTGGTCGAAGCAATCGTGCTGGTGTTCCTGGTGATGTTCCTGTTCCTGCAAAACTTCCGCGCCACCGTCATCACCACGATGACCGTGCCGGTGGTATTGCTGGGTACGTTCGGCATCCTCGCGGCCGCCGGTTTCAGCATCAACACCCTGACCATGTTCGGTATGGTATTGGCCATCGGCTTGCTGGTGGACGACGCCATCGTCGTGGTGGAAAACGTCGAGCGGGTGATGGCCGAAGAAGGCCTGTCACCGAAGGAAGCGACCAAGAAGTCCATGGGCCAGATCCAGGGCGCACTGGTCGGTATCGCGCTCGTACTGTCGGCGGTACTGCTGCCGATGGCATTCTTCAGCGGCTCCACCGGTGTGATCTACCGTCAGTTCTCGATCACCATCGTGTCGGCCATGGGCCTGTCGGTTCTGGTCGCTCTGATCTTTACCCCGGCGCTCTGCGCCACCATGCTCAAGGCGATTCCGAAAGGCGAGCACGGCACACCGAAACGCGGCTTCTTCGGCTGGTTCAACCGCAACTTCGACCGCAGCGTTCGCAGCTACGAGCGCGGTGTCGGCAACATCCTGCAGCGCAAGGCGCCATACCTGCTGGCCTACCTGCTGATCGTGGTTGGCATGATCTGGCTGTTCACCCGCATTCCGACCGCGTTCCTGCCGGAAGAAGACCAGGGCGTACTGTTCGCCCAGGTGCAGACCCCAGCCGGTTCCAGTGCCGAGCGCACGCAGGTGGTGATCGATGAAATGCGCTCTTACCTGCTGGACAAAGAATCCAGCTCGGTAGCCTCGGTGTTCACCGTGAACGGCTTCAACTTCGCCGGTCGCGGCCAGAGCTCGGGTCTGGCGTTCATCATGCTCAAGCCATGGCACGAGCGTGACGCGAGCAACAGCGTGTTCGCCCTGGCTCAACGCGCCCAGCAGCATTTCTTCAGCTTCCGCGATGCGATGGTGTTTGCCTTCGCCCCGCCGGCCGTACTGGAGTTGGGTAACGCCACCGGTTTCGACGTGTTCCTGCAGGACCGCGCCGGTATCGGTCACGACAAGCTGATGGAAGCCCGTAACCAGTTCCTCGGCATGGCTGCGCAGAGCAAGGTGCTCTACCAGGTGCGTCCGAACGGTCTGAACGACGAGCCGCAATACCACCTGGAAATCGACGACGAGAAGGCCCGTGCCCTGGGCTTGAGCCTGTCCGACATCAACAGCACCCTGTCGATCTCCTTCGGTAGTAGCTACGTCAACGACTTCATCGACCGCGGCCGTGTGAAGAAGGTTTACGTGCAAGGTCAGGCCGGCGCTCGCATGAGCCCTGAAGACCTGAAGAAGTGGTACGTGCGCAACAGCGCCGGCACCATGGTTCCATTCTCCGCGTTCGCCAAGGGCGAGTGGATCTACGGTTCGCCGAAACTGGCGCGTTACAACGGTGTAGAAGCGATGGAGATCCTTGGTTCTCCGGCGCCGGGTTACTCCACCGGTGAAGCGATGGCCGAAGTCGAGGCGATTGCCAAGAAACTGCCGGCCGGTGTGGGTATCTCGTGGACCGGTCTGTCGTACGAAGAACGACTGTCCGGCTCGCAGGCGCCGGCGCTGTACGCCCTGTCGCTGCTGATGGTGTTCCTGTGTCTGGCGGCGCTGTATGAAAGCTGGTCGATTCCGATCGCGGTCATGCTCGTGGTGCCACTGGGGATCATCGGTGCGCTGATGGCCACCAGCCTGCGCGGTCTGTCAAACGACGTGTACTTCCAGGTGGGTCTGTTGACGACCATTGGTCTGGCGGCTAAAAACGCCATTCTGATCGTCGAGTTCGCCAAGGAATTGCACGAGCAGGGACGCAGTCTGCGCGATGCGGCCATTGAAGCCTGCCGCATGCGTCTGCGACCGATCATCATGACGTCGCTGGCGTTCGTCCTCGGTGTTGTACCGTTGGCTATCTCCACCGGCGCAGGCTCGGGCAGTCAACACGCGATCGGTACCGGCGTGATTGGCGGTATGCTCACCGCAACGATCCTGGCGATCTTCTGGGTTCCACTGTTCTTCGTCACTGTGTCGTCCATGGGTCAGCGCAAAAACGCCGGCAAGGATGACACCATAGAAACTCCTAAAGAGGCT
- a CDS encoding acyl-CoA dehydrogenase family protein: MTWSTLLECRERLPAVADLAEGFATLLHQLGSVTPFELAVAGGRRMATPGLAFLVGYQAALRMLWPSAPPSLGALCATEQRSLRPADMQTRLTDLRLTGQKDFVTAGDAADWLLIAARSEQPGESPRLSLAVVYPGEPGVRVEKLPALPLMPDISHGRLHLDDALCELLAGDGWDAYVKPFRTLEDVYVLSAMTAWLYGVGQDSGWPQPLQLRLLALLAGCAEVSRQPPNNPAGHVLLGGLFAQFDGLKAEVDQALRDGNPEWATMWQRDQSVMQLAAGARAKRLAKALAASQNTSVMNAG, encoded by the coding sequence ATGACCTGGTCGACCCTGCTTGAATGCCGCGAACGCCTGCCCGCCGTTGCCGATCTGGCGGAGGGTTTCGCCACGCTGCTGCATCAACTGGGCAGCGTGACGCCGTTCGAACTGGCGGTGGCGGGAGGGCGGCGGATGGCGACGCCGGGGCTGGCGTTTCTGGTGGGTTATCAGGCGGCGTTGCGCATGCTCTGGCCGAGCGCGCCGCCGAGCCTCGGCGCGTTGTGTGCCACCGAGCAGCGCAGCCTGCGCCCGGCGGACATGCAGACCCGGCTCACGGATCTGCGCCTCACCGGGCAAAAGGATTTCGTCACCGCCGGTGATGCGGCGGACTGGCTGCTGATCGCCGCGCGCAGCGAGCAACCCGGCGAATCACCGCGCCTGAGTCTGGCGGTGGTGTACCCCGGCGAACCCGGCGTGCGGGTGGAAAAACTGCCGGCGCTGCCGTTGATGCCGGACATCAGCCATGGTCGGCTGCATCTCGACGATGCCCTGTGCGAGTTGCTCGCCGGGGACGGTTGGGACGCTTACGTCAAACCGTTCCGCACCCTTGAAGACGTTTATGTGTTGAGTGCAATGACCGCGTGGCTGTACGGCGTCGGTCAGGACAGCGGCTGGCCACAGCCGCTGCAATTGCGCTTGCTGGCGCTGTTGGCCGGATGCGCGGAAGTCAGTCGACAGCCGCCGAACAATCCGGCGGGGCATGTGTTGCTCGGCGGATTGTTTGCGCAGTTCGACGGGTTGAAAGCGGAAGTCGATCAGGCACTGCGTGACGGCAATCCCGAGTGGGCGACGATGTGGCAGCGCGATCAATCGGTCATGCAACTGGCGGCGGGTGCGCGGGCCAAACGATTGGCCAAGGCGTTGGCGGCAAGTCAAAACACATCTGTCATGAACGCCGGCTAG
- a CDS encoding ACP phosphodiesterase, whose translation MNYLAHLHLGGQRPGQLLGSLYGDFVKGRLQGQFDPEIEAAIALHRQIDVFTDRHPLVDASLARFSTTRRRYAGIVLDVFFDHCLARDWTLYADRPLGQFTTDVYRVLSSERRLPERLAKIAPHMVANDWLGSYQEFEVLEQVLRGISRRLTRPEELAGAMEELRRLYEPLSEDFRLFYPQLQDFAGRQL comes from the coding sequence ATGAACTATCTCGCACATTTACACCTCGGTGGCCAGCGTCCCGGTCAACTGCTCGGCAGTCTGTATGGCGATTTCGTCAAAGGGCGGCTGCAAGGGCAGTTCGACCCGGAGATCGAAGCGGCAATTGCCCTGCATCGGCAAATCGATGTGTTTACCGATCGCCATCCGCTGGTGGATGCCTCACTGGCGCGGTTTTCCACGACCCGCCGCCGTTACGCGGGCATCGTCCTCGACGTGTTTTTCGACCATTGCCTGGCCCGGGACTGGACGCTGTACGCCGACCGTCCGCTCGGCCAATTCACCACCGACGTTTACCGCGTGCTGTCCAGCGAGAGGCGATTGCCCGAACGCCTGGCGAAGATCGCCCCGCATATGGTGGCCAATGACTGGTTGGGTTCGTATCAGGAATTCGAAGTGCTGGAGCAGGTGTTGCGCGGGATCTCCCGGCGCCTGACCCGGCCTGAAGAACTGGCGGGGGCGATGGAGGAATTGCGCCGGTTGTATGAACCGTTGAGCGAAGACTTTCGTTTGTTCTACCCACAGCTGCAGGACTTTGCCGGCCGGCAGCTGTAG